CCGCGGCTCACACACCACAGAAAACTTTTCCGGGCCTGGTTGTGTTTTATTTTTGACTGCACTGGAACTGGCATATCGTTCTCTCTGTAGAAGTGATGGAGGAAAGGCATCAGGAGCCACTTTGGCGTTACAAGGAGGATTGCGGTTCTTTCCGTCGCATGTGGATGAGCGATTCCCTGTGCGGCGTGAATTATCTTGACAGGCAAGGACAAACGAGGTAGGTTGTTCACGTACCGAGAGCACATTTCTTTTGCCTTCCGATTGCACTATCTCAAGAGTAACACGTCCGTACAATACAGATATCGTTTTGCGCAGTGGAAGAACGGCGTTTCGGGAGCGATAGTGACATTGCCCTGAATGCCGAAAGCGTTAACCCAATCAGCCCTTAGGGGGTGAAGCCTTGATGAAACGTGTAAACCTGATAACGCTTGTCGTCGCACTGGTTATAGCACCGTGCCTGGTGTTTGCGGCCGCCAATAAGGTTGCTGTAGGTACTGCCGTGACCATGACTGACAATACCGTAACCGTACCACTCGAGATCGCCAATCAGGATGACTTTGTGGCGGCCGATATTCCGCTGCGGTTTTCGGAAGGCGTTGCGCTTGAAGCAGTCTCGTTTGAGGGCACACGAGTCGAGTATTTCGATCTCGCCGTGTCCAATATCGATAACGAGAACAACACGGTCGTGATCGGACTGGTCAATCAGCTGAGCGCAGAGCGGAAAGCAGCCCTTTCCGAAGGATCCGGCCCGGTTGCATACCTGACCTTCCGGATCGAAGATCCGTCGCTGACAGAGATCACATTGGAAGCGACCGAGATGGAGAATCCGCGTCATCAGTTGATGTTCATTTATAACGAGATCACGGAGACGGGTCCGGTTGGGCCGCGCCGCGAAGATCCGGTGTTCGAGAGCGTCGCGTTCTCGCTGACCGGAGACAATGCGGAGTTGCCGACGGAGTTCGCACTCGCTCAGAACTACCCGAACCCGTTCAACCCGACCACGACGATTTCGTTCAGCCTGCCGACCCCCGGCGCGGTCTCGCTCGAAGTCTTCAACGTGCTCGGACAGAAGGTGACGACACTGGTTGACGGCGACATGGCCGCCGGTATCCACTCGATTGAGTGGGACGGCAAAAATTCCGCCGGTGTTGGCGTTTCGAGCGGTGTTTACTTCTACCGCATCGCAACCGA
This DNA window, taken from Candidatus Zixiibacteriota bacterium, encodes the following:
- a CDS encoding T9SS type A sorting domain-containing protein — encoded protein: MKRVNLITLVVALVIAPCLVFAAANKVAVGTAVTMTDNTVTVPLEIANQDDFVAADIPLRFSEGVALEAVSFEGTRVEYFDLAVSNIDNENNTVVIGLVNQLSAERKAALSEGSGPVAYLTFRIEDPSLTEITLEATEMENPRHQLMFIYNEITETGPVGPRREDPVFESVAFSLTGDNAELPTEFALAQNYPNPFNPTTTISFSLPTPGAVSLEVFNVLGQKVTTLVDGDMAAGIHSIEWDGKNSAGVGVSSGVYFYRIATDNFVDTKKMMMLK